DNA from Brassica oleracea var. oleracea cultivar TO1000 unplaced genomic scaffold, BOL UnpScaffold00982, whole genome shotgun sequence:
GAAGTCACCAAGTTTGAGCTCGCAAAGATCTTCCTGAGCGTAGCTCGGGAAGATGAGTATGTTCTCTGGCTTGAGATCACAATGGACATAACCGTGTTGGTGAAGATCCCTGATCCCTTCAAGAACCTGAAAAATGCAATAACCGATGACGTTCTCGGGTAATGTCCCACCGGCTTTGGTCAGCATGTCTTTGAGTGAACCATGCGGTGCGACTTCCATGTGAATGGAACAGACTTTCACGTTGAAAGGCATAGTTTCATAGGAAACGGTAGGGCTCGTGGCTCTCACGGTGTTGAAATTGATTGAAAAGAAGCGATCCATGATCCTTACTTCTTTCTCGAGATCCTCTGAGTATTTGAGGAAAGATGTTTTCTTAGCCATGAGTAGTCCATCGCCGTTTCGAACCAGGGTGACATAGCCATTGTTGCCTTGGCCGAGAAAGCCTGGTTTTGATAATGGAGTCTCGTCTAAAAACCACGAACCATACGACATGTTTAGAGTAATGGAGTCTCGTCTAAAGtacagaattagggttttttttttgctcgagAGACTTGAGATATTTTGAAGATTGCTTTCTAAagcattacatatatatatattagaaaatttgATTGGAAAGTAATTAAGCTGGGTTTGACTTCAGTTGTAATTAAGAGTGTTTTTgcatatatgaaacaaaattatatgttgaCCGGAAATTAACTTGTATGTTCAAAGTCAAGTGTTATTTTTGGCccattattaatttttgatattcagtcaaattcttcttttttttggcacattatttatatatgtttgagaTATGTGTTGCTATTAGTCAATTAAAACTTTTggcacactttttttttgttgtaaataaatcattttagtattttatttatatttgctATGAGTTCATTACTTgtttagtatttgattttcGAAACGTATAACCAAGTATATATTCTTTTCCAAAAAGCtataatcttttcaaaaatccatttttaattcacttttactgttaagcttttcaaaaatccgttttatcaaaataattttatataagaaatatatatccATAGTATTTTAGCTAAATATTTGACACTACATATTgacttatctttatttttatcctCAATCCGTCCATCggaatattttttggtaatagcGAAGTTACTGACCTACTTTACAACATAAAAACACATCATTTGTATTACCTATAGGAACTAACCATTTCCATCGGTTCTTACTTCGTTACAAACAAATGATTAATTTGAAAGTAAAAACATAGTGGTAAAAGTAATCGAGAGACAGttcaaaatttttttgatactgcattatattataaactatGGGCTTTTCAGCGCGGAATATCGTTATGTTaagtatgattttttggatgatgtaattCAGTGGTTGTGTTTATTTGTTAAGCGaattatatggtattttattgtgttatgtattAGATaagtgatatgttaatatattatttgtttgttttttcaataatgttttgttgtgtgtatagtagcACTTGTTAGTGGTGAAATGAGTCTCTgatgtaaaatatattgaatttcagtAAGTTTGCATTTAtgaatttgttgattctaagataaACGGTTTCGacatcaaaattgtattttatttttcatattttggatCATTATTCTTGTAAGATGTTTTGTGCCCTCTCCCCATAGTTGGACCTTGAGctgtcaccatctatgtatATCGTTTACCTTTCCGGTGTAAACGGTGTGCGGTGTTTCtaaccatcaccggaaaaaaaCTTACCTATGTTCTCTTGTTCTTCGTCGCCTTCTTCTCTGATGAGATTAtctggtatttgttgtagatcgggtttatgagttcctacttgtgcggttgtttctcacgGTTGGGTTAGAGTTTAGTCatctttgatgttgtcttcctcgtCGTTGGTCTGCCGTCGATAGTCCCTACTCGTCTTtgttttcaagatctagtttttggtgatctgacttctatgctctctttcatagcttcTAGACGATATTCCATGGTTTGCTGATTTTGTTTCGTCTCCCTCTTCCCTCTATGTTTTTTCATCTCGTTGCAGTTTTCATCATTGCTCGCATCTTTGGTGGCGCTTCCTTTCGCCATGTTTGTCAGTCCCAGTTTGGATAGTAAATTTCTCTGTGTATGATTTGTGGGTTTAGAAGGTTGTTTCTGATCTCAAGCTCAGGCTTTGGTTTCTCGGTGCTTTCCTCCCATCTCCCTCTCCTCAGGTTATTTCTTTTCTTCCCTCCCTTCtcttggtataggtgtgcggagttaatCTCTTGGAGTTTTGGTGCCTTCTATctagagctttgtggttctttgATGGTATGAGTAActtgtttatgtttgtttagtttgtgaggtgtttcttatctcttagctggtggttgtgcttttGGTGACTTAGGCATGTGTCTTGCTGCTTCATAGTGATTTTGGCATTCCGATGATTATtcttcttttgatttctttcttggttctttCGTTGGTGCTTGATCACGCTCTTTTGTGTTCGGGGATTGCTTTGTCTCAGATTTTATCTTTCTACAATTTTCTAACCTCCGTTTGTTGTGGCCAAGATACTCTATGGTAAGGCGAGGTAACTTAGTTTTCGTTCTTGATCTCCTTTCAGCTCCGGACCTTTATTAAATTAGTGTTACtatgatattttagttttctctGTGACTGTGACTGAGGAGGTTTTAGGTTTATAATTATGTGTTTTgctctaatttttttcttagtttggttattttataaattttaatagtaaaataaatatataatttataaatgaaatattagtaaataataaaaaaataatgaattaatgaaaatatatgttatagtagtgactaaattaaatatttaaaatatattttactttttttattcatcttgaattttaatgattaataaaatagattattacATTTTATGTAATGATGGTTAGTGCAAAAAGGTTTAGATAATTCACAATTAGAAAATGGCGGACTAAATTGGAGTAATCTAAAAAATgacctaaaatataaaaaaaataaataaagacacATGTCATTAAATTCTCCTTCTATATGTCAAAATAAGAGAGAAAAGTTTACATATTGATAGCCTTAAAACATGacttgcattttttttataacactggCTTCTATTTCAAGACAAAGAGTTTGTGGAGCCTCAACCGAGGACTCACTGCAACAAAGACAAAAGTCTAGAAAGCAAGGGTCCAGTAGACATCATAAAGGCGAAGTGCACTAGACATGACTTGCCTTTTGACACACCTTTAGAGAAGTAATGCAGCATTTCTAATACGAGATGAACGAGACATAGATGGAGAATATTCAAATACACTTGATGCTTGTGCTTTATACTACTAACCCAACTATATATTGATACAAGATTGCAATACCAGCCCCACTTTCGTAAAAATAATCCACTGAGCAAAACTTGTATCGAATATGAACTTAATATATgctatgaatcatgaagtggatgatccataacctagaccatacaagttcaagactaaagttcattgggggtttacatccagttatatggaagacccattcaaccttaatctttatgagtttgaccatgtcattatgtagaatatctttgtaatcaattctccgtttgactccaccttgtatgaaccactatatatagtggtgtaagcaataagaaatatacaacacattctcacaaatcttctctcaaatcttaacacgttattagcacgagactctctccacctgagcaatcccatccgccggcgatcatctcttttccggccatctcttccggccctcagccttgctccgccggccaagtctatacctctcacggttttccggccagctcctccacctctctctcaaccAGCTCATCCGCGGATCAGCTCTCTCTCACGGTGGTCCATTCAGATCAATTTGGTGTTTTCTAAAAGGTAAACTAATCTATCCATAAAATCTAAGAACACCACATATCTGAATCCTGATTATTAGATCTATTTGaatcataaaacttataaaaatctatagatctaaaattatcacaaatattaatcttgaatctaagatctatatgaatcttgattctaaaattatttgaatNNNNNNNNNNNNNNNNNNNNNNNNNNNNNNNNNNNNNNNNNNNNNNNNNNNNNNNNNNNNNNNNNNNNNNNNNNNNNNNNNNNNNNNNNNNNNNNNNNNNNNNNNNNNNNNNNNNNNNNNNNNNNNNNNNNNNNNNNNNNNNNNNNNNNNNNNNNNNNNNNNNNNNNNNNNNNNNNNNNNNNNNNNNNNNNNNNNNNNNNNNNNNNNNNNNNNNNNNNNNNNNNNNNNNNNNNNNNNNNNNNNNNNNNNNNNNNNNNNNNNNNNNNNNNNNNNNNNNNNNNNNNNNNNNNNNNNNNNNNNNNNNNNNNNNNNNNNNNNNNNNNNNNNNNNNNNNNNNNNNNNNNNNNNNNNNNNNNNNNNNNNNNNNNNNNNNNNNNNNNNNNNNNNNNNNNNNNNNNNNNNNNNNNNNNNNNNNNNNNNNNNNNNNNNNNNNNNNNNNNNNNNNNNNNNNNNNNNNNNNNNNNNNNNNNNNNNNNNNNNNNNNNNNNNNNNNNNNNNNNNNNNNNNNNNNNNNNNNNNNNNNNNNNNNNNNNNNNNNNNNNNNNNNNNNNNNNNNNNNNNNNNNNNNNNNNNNNNNNNNNNNNNNNNNNNNNNNNNNNNNNNNNNNNNNNNNNNNNNNNNNNNNNNNNNNNNNNNNNNNNNNNNNNNNNNNNNNNNNNNNNNNNNNNNNNNNNNNNNNNNNNNNNNNNNNNNNNNNNNNNNNNNNNNNNNNNNNNNNNNNNNNNNNNNNNNNNNNNNNNNNNNNNNNNNNNNNNNNNNNNNNNNNNNNNNNNNNNNNNNNNNNNNNNNNNNNNNNNNNNNNNNNNNNNNNNNNNNNNNNNNNNNNNNNNNNNNNNNNNNNNNNNNNNNNNNNNNNNNNNNNNNNNNNNNNNNNNNNNNNNNNNNNNNNNNNNNNNNNNNNNNNNNNNNNNNNNNNNNNNNNNNNNNNNNNNNNNNNNNNNNNNNNNNNNNNNNNNNNNNNNNNNNNNNNNNNNNNNNNNNNNNNNNNNNNNNNNNNNNNNNNNNNNNNNNNNNNNNNNNNNNNNNNNNNNNNNNNNNNNNNNNNNNNNNNNNNNNNNNNNNNNNNNNNNNNNNNNNNNNN
Protein-coding regions in this window:
- the LOC106320610 gene encoding serine/threonine-protein kinase BCK1/SLK1/SSP31-like is translated as MSYGSWFLDETPLSKPGFLGQGNNGYVTLVRNGDGLLMAKKTSFLKYSEDLEKEVRIMDRFFSINFNTVRATSPTVSYETMPFNVKVCSIHMEVAPHGSLKDMLTKAENILIFPSYAQEDLCELKLGDFGSDKEPNGPDPVDGSLFEDNPEYLAPEAVGPRGMISSAVDIWSLGTMVMEMMGVTIRGRSDYVPRTLSQMTRDFVRRCRERNPGARATAEELMSHEFVNQSLGVPPLELLPVPSCLSNGVVQGRLF